A section of the Cololabis saira isolate AMF1-May2022 chromosome 6, fColSai1.1, whole genome shotgun sequence genome encodes:
- the pikfyve gene encoding 1-phosphatidylinositol 3-phosphate 5-kinase isoform X5: protein MAADDKSSSSSSTEWNIEPPVISPASPSHLTHFKPLTPEQEEPPLRSAYSSFVSLFRFNNKEEGRPSSTASEKSDAPSPARQSDRRSLSSSPSHSIHGPRSHRKLHPEHLRRTSTASDGSRKSDTPLSNHDPRTAVQLRTALKRLKEIMEGRSQDSDLKQYWMPDSQCKECYDCNEKFTTFRRRHHCRLCGQIFCSRCCNQEIPGKFMGYTGDLRACTYCRKLALSYAHSADSCSIGEDLNALSDSPGSVCVLEPSEPRTPVGGRKASRNIFLEEDLTWQRKSVSSLSHRKTPIGMRKNMIHQESQNSGIASRLTTLQEDVGKSPARKRSASVTNLSLDRSGSSLVPSYDSSVSPPTSRAMSGTKSGSKLDHSEEERKILLDSSQLKDLWKKICHNSTGMEFQDHRYWLRTYPNCIVGKELVNWLLRNGTISTRAQAIAIGQALVDGRWLDCVTHHDQVFRDEYALYRPLQSTEFSETPSPDSDSVNSLEGHSEPSWFKDIKFDDSDTEQLPDEAEYTMPSTYVTSNTNLRLLLWFVRTEVCLIPDSASPSKRTSVSSFHSAVDSDSASSINLNMEQNNVNFHIKKQSKYPHVPPAAEQKEFLVSEDGGQNIVISDAFIKESLFNRRVEEKAKEMLFTPLGWHHSSLDQLREENGEKKAMERLLSANHSHMMALLQQLLYSESLSLSWRDIIVPVVRQVVQTVRPDVRNCDDDMDIRQLVHIKKIPGGRKFDSMVVNGFVCTKNIAHKKMNSYIKNPKILLLKCSIEYLYREETKFTCIDPIVLQEREFLKNYVQRIVDVRPNLVLVEKTVSRIAQDMLLEHGITLVINVKPQVLDRVSHMTQGDLVISMDQLLTKPRLGTCHKFFMQPFTLASSEAKTLMFFEGCPPHLGCSIKLRGASEYELARVKEIIMLMVCVAYHSQLEISFLMDEFAMPPSLPQSSSFPCLLEGTTADEDTDGDSLERTVGNDDSTLGEQPDDKALPSNGELKPRSPPCSVSEEAVSMEVRTSSPLSTPPSLPVPVAPPFLLEDDQEMDSDTLIGASEGEAGGEESLSRGESLGPDDGERSETPTPKLFRDPLQDDTGMFVTEQVSSSDDRLKSISAVFKQELKDIIMCISPFITFKEPFLLTPAGMHCPSRDYFPEQVYLSPLLNKDLKELDGRRKRQLLKDSAPSSLANGQINGAAQPKPISVLPCHGLTRTRIVGQLNSSQDLARMLADYRAKGGRIRQKEVGDPFCSPASSQSRATETASKAPAKTDVEEDKMNKQNDMSWTPKLDCLNPVNHQRLCVLFSSSSVQSNNAPNPCVSPWIVTMEFYGKNDLSLGVFLERYCFRPSYQCPSMFCETPMVHHIRRFVHGSGCVQIVLKELDSPVPGYQHTILNYSWCRICKQVTPVVPLSNDSWSMSFAKYLELRFYGHQYTRRANAEPCGHSIHKDYHQYFSYNQMVASFSYTTVRLLEICLPRPKLFIRNLGPSKSNLQQDLKDFSQKVTQVYLAIDDRLTSLKTETFSKTREEKMEDLFAQKDMEEAELRSWIEKLQMRLQACGLDSPQQLQAVLESLVVKKQSLCEMLQSWNSRLQELFQQEKGRKRLSVPPSPGRHRPTATEDGSKSAVESSPRNPSPVVQNGDKEDRHLCPLLSTTSSLLPSPGDPGADPATPAPPSAEQDSLSLPEDVFDGHLLGSTDSQVKEKSTMKAILANFLPGNSYNPIAIPFDPDKHYLMYEHERVPIAVCEREPSSIIAFALSCKEYKTALDELSRVSNAGVDEAPQVSSSAESRVKSSPARTSDSSSSQQSRNSSDTDPPKDADSADKQKKQTLNPHIELQFSDTSAKFYCRIYYAEEFHKMREEIMESSEEDFVRSLSHCVNWQARGGKSGAVFYATEDDRFILKQMPRLEVQSFLDFAPHYFTYITGGVQQKRPTALAKILGVYRIGYKNSQNNTEKKLDLLVMENLFYGRKMAQVFDLKGSLRNRNVKTDSGKESCEVVLLDENLLKLIHDNPLYIRSHCKAILRAAIHSDAYFLSSHLIIDYSLLVGRDDATDQLVVGIIDYIRTFTWDKKLEMVVKSTGILGGQGKMPTVVSPELYRARFCEAMDKYFLMVPDHWTGLGTNC, encoded by the exons aGGAGGGCCGTCCTTCCTCCACTGCTTCAGAGAAGTCGGATGCGCCGTCCCCTGCCCGTCAGTCGGATAGGCGGAGCTTGTCATCCAGTCCTTCCCACTCCATCCATGGCCCGAGATCACACCGGAAGCTGCACCCCGAGCACCTCCGGCGCACCTCCACCGCCTCTG ACGGCAGCAGGAAGTCGGATACACCGCTCAGTAACCATGACCCCCGGACCGCCGTGCAGCTTCGCACCGCTCTGAAGAGGCTGAAGGAGATCATGGAGGGAAGGAGCCAG GACAGCGATCTGAAGCAGTACTGGATGCCGGACAGCCAGTGTAAGGAGTGTTACGACTGCAACGAGAAGTTCACCACCTTCCGCCGAAGGCACCACTGCAGACTGTGTGGACAGATCTTCTGCAGCCGCTGCTGCAACCAGGAGATCCCCGGGAAGTTCATGGGCTACACGG GAGATCTGCGGGCCTGCACGTACTGCCGCAAGCTGGCGCTCAGCTACGCTCACTCCGCAGACTCGTGCTCCATCGGCGAGGACCTGAACGCCTTGTCGGACTCTCCCGGCTCCGTGTGCGTGCTGGAACCGAGCGAGCCGCGGACCCCGGTGGGGGGGCGGAAGGCCAGCAGGAACATCTTCCTGGAGGAAGACCTGACCTGGCAGAG AAAATCTGTTTCCTCTCTCTCGCATAGAAAAACTCCCATTGGGATGAGGAAGAA CATGATTCACCAGGAGTCTCAGAACAGCGGCATCGCCTCAAGACTCACAACGCTGCAGGAGGATGTGGGAAAGTCACCGGCGAGGAAGAG aTCTGCCAGTGTGACCAACCTGTCCCTGGACCGCTCTGGATCCTCCCTGGTCCCGTCCTACGACAGCTCGGTAAGCCCACCCACCAGCAGAGCCATGTCCGGGACCAAGAGCGGCTCCAAGCTGGACCACagtgaggaggagaggaagatccTGCTG GACTCCTCTCAGCTGAAGGACCTCTGGAAGAAAATCTGCCATAACAGCACAGGGATGGAGTTCCAGGACCACAGGTACTGGCTGAGGACCTACCCCAACTGCATTGTGGGGAAGGAGCTCGTCAACTGGCTGCTGAGGAACGGCACCATCTCCACCAG GGCCCAAGCGATCGCAATCGGCCAGGCGTTGGTGGACGGCCGCTGGCTGGACTGCGTCACCCACCACGACCAGGTGTTCAGGGACGAGTACGCCCTCTACCGCCCTCTCCAG AGTACAGAGTTCTCCGAAACGCCGTCTCCCGACAGCGATAGCGTCAACTCCCTTGAGGGCCATTCAGAGCCGTCCTGGTTCAAGGACATCAAGTTTGATGACAGCgatacagagcagcttcccgaTGAGGCCGAGTACACCATGCCCAGTACGTATGTCACATCCAACACAAATCTGCGTCTTCTCCTGTGGTTTGTGCGAACCGAAGTCTGTCTGATTCCAGACTCCGCCAGCCCCAGCAAGAGGACGTCGGTCAGCAGCTTCCACTCGGCGGTGGACAGCGACTCGGCCTCCTCCATCAACCTCAACATGGAGCAGAACAATGTGAACTTTCACATCAAGAAGCAGTCCAAATACCCTCACGTGCCACCTGCTGCAGAGCAGAAAG AATTTCTCGTGTCTGAGGATGGAGGGCAGAACATTGTGATCAGCGATGCCTTCATCAAAG AGTCTCTGTTCAACCGCCGCGTGGAGGAGAAGGCTAAAGAGATGCTGTTCACGCCGCTGGGCTGGCACCACAGCTCCCTGGATCAGCTCAGggaggagaacggggagaagaAGGCCATGGAGAGGCTGCT CTCGGCCAACCACAGCCACATGAtggcgctgctgcagcagctgctctaCAGCGAGTCCCTGTCTCTGTCCTGGAGGGACATCATCGTCCCCGTGGTCCGGCAGGTCGTCCAGACGGTCCGGCCCGATGTCCGCAACTGCGACGACGACATGGACATCCGTCAGCTGGTCCACATCAAAAAG ATTCCTGGAGGCAGAAAGTTCGACTCCATGGTGGTAAACGGCTTCGTCTGCACCAAGAACATCGCTCACAAGAAG ATGAACTCCTACATCAAGAACCCCAAGATTCTGCTGCTCAAGTGCTCAATCGAGTACCTGTACAGGGAGGAGACCAAGTTCACCTGCATCGACCCCATCGTGCTTCAG GAGAGGGAGTTTCTGAAGAACTACGTGCAGCGCATCGTGGACGTCCGTCCGAACCTGGTGTTGGTGGAGAAGACGGTGTCCCGCATTGCTCAGGACATGCTGTTGGAGCACGGCATCACACTGGTCATCAACGTCAAGCCG CAAGTCTTGGACAGGgtgagtcacatgactcagggGGACCTGGTGATTTCCATGGACCAGCTCCTCACAAAACCCCGTCTGGGAACCTGCCACAAGTTCTTCATGCAGCCCTTCACGCTGGCTAGCA GTGAGGCAAAGACTCTGATGTTCTTCGAGGGTTGTCCTCCTCATCTGGGCTGCTCCATCAAGCTCCGCGGCGCGTCGGAGTATGAACTGGCCAGGGTCAAAGAGATCATCATGCTGATGGTGTGCGTGGCCTACCACTCGCAGCTGGAGATCTCCTTCCTCATGGACGAGTTTGCCATGCCGCCCAGCTTGCCCCAGAGCAGTTCCTTCCCGTGCCTGCTGGAGGGCACCACCGCAGACGAGGACACGGACGGAGACAGCCTGGAGAGGACGGTTGGAAACGACGACTCTACATTAGGAGAACAGCCTGACGACAAAGCACTTCCCTCCAATGGAGAACTGAAGCCACGATCGCCGCCCTGCTCCGTCAGCGAGGAGGCTGTGAGCATGGAGGTGAGGACGTCGTCTCCGTTAAGCACCCCCCCTTCACTGCCTGTGCCCGTggctcctcccttcctcctggaGGACGACCAGGAGATGGACTCGGACACTCTCATCGGGGCCTCTGAGGGGGAGGCGGGGGGAGAGGAAAGCTTATCGAGGGGGGAGTCGCTCGGCCCGGACGACGGCGAGCGTTCGGAGACGCCCACCCCCAAGCTGTTCCGCGACCCCCTGCAGGACGACACGGGGATGTTCGTGACCGAGCAGGTGTCGTCCTCCGACGACCGCCTGAAATCCATCTCTGCCGTGTTCAAGCAGGAGCTGAAGGACATCATAATGTGCATTTCCCCCTTCATCACGTTCAAGGAGCCGTTCCTCCTCACGCCTGCAGGGATGCACTGCCCCAGCAGGGATTACTTCCCCGAACAG GTCTACTTATCTCCTCTCCTCAACAAAGACCTGAAGGAGCTGGACGGGCGCAGAAAGCGGCAGCTGCTCAAAGACTCCGCACCCTCCTCCCTGGCCAACGGTCAGATAAACGGTGCCGCGCAGCCAAAGCCCATCAGCGTCCTGCCGTGTCACGGTCTCACCAGGACCCGCATCGTGGGGCAGCTGAACAGCAGCCAGGATCTGGCCAGGATGCTGGCGGACTACAGAGCCAAAGGGGGCCGAATCCGGCAGAAAGAAGTCGGCGACCCCTTCTGCTCCCCCGCTAGCAGTCAGAGCCGGGCGACCGAGACTGCGAGCAAAGCACCGGCGAAGACTGACGTTGAAGAGGACAAGATGAACAAACAGAATGACATGAGCTGGACCCCGAAG CTGGACTGCCTGAACCCGGTCAACCACCAGCGGCTGTGTGTGCTGTTCAGCAGCTCCTCGGTTCAGTCCAACAACGCTCCCAACCCCTGCGTCAGCCCCTG GATTGTCACCATGGAGTTTTACGGCAAGAACGACCTCTCTCTGGGTGTTTTCCTGGAGCGATACTGCTTCAG GCCGTCGTACCAGTGCCCCAGCATGTTCTGCGAGACTCCCATGGTGCACCACATCCGACGCTTCGTGCACGGCAGCGGCTGCGTGCAGATcgtgctgaaggagctggactCCCCCGTACCCGGTTACCAGCATACCATCCTCAACTACTCCTGGTGCCGCATCTGCAAACAG GTGACTCCGGTGGTGCCGCTCTCCAACGACTCGTGGTCCATGTCTTTTGCCAAATACCTGGAGCTCCGTTTCTACGGCCACCAGTACACCAGACGGGCCAACGCCGAGCCCTGCGGCCACTCCATCCACAAGGATTACCACCAGTACTTCTCCTACAACCAGATGGTGGCGTCCTTCAG CTATACGACTGTGAGGCTGCTGGAGATCTGTCTTCCACGCCCCAAGCTCTTCATCAGGAACCTGGGGCCTTCCAAAAGCAACCTGCAGCAGGACCTGAAGGACTTCTCTCAGAA AGTGACTCAGGTGTACCTGGCCATCGACGACCGCCTCACCTCCCTGAAGACCGAGACCTTCAGCAAAACGCGAGAGGAGAAGATGGAGGACCTGTTCGCTCAGAAAGAC ATGGAGGAGGCGGAGCTACGCAGCTGGATCGAAAAGCTCCAGATGCGACTGCAGGCCTGCGGTCTGGACTCTCCTCAGCAGCTGCAGGCGGTTCTGGAGTCGCTGGTGGTGAAGAAACAGAGTTTGTGTGAGATGCTGCAGTCCTGGAACAGCAG ACTCCAGGAGCTGTTCCAGCAGGAGAAAGGCAGGAAGCGTCTGTCCGTCCCTCCGAGCCCCGGCAGGCACAGACCCACCGCCACTGAAGACGGCAGCAAG AGCGCGGTGGAGTCCTCCCCTCGTAACCCGTCCCCCGTGGTGCAGAACGGAGATAAAG AGGATCGTCACCTCTGCCCGCTGCTCTCAACCACCTCCTCCCTGCTGCCGTCGCCGGGAGACCCCGGAGCTGATCCGGCCACACCGGCACCCCCCTCCGCTGAGCAGGACTCTCTCAGCCTCCCAGaag ACGTGTTTGACGGACACCTGCTGGGCTCCACCGACAGCCAGGTGAAGGAGAAGTCCACCATGAAGGCCATCCTCGCCAACTTCCTGCCCGGCAACAGCTACAACCCCATTGCCATCCCGTT CGATCCAGACAAGCATTACCTGATGTACGAGCACGAGCGGGTGCCCATCGCCGTATGTGAGAGGGAGCCGAGCTCCATCATCGCCTTCGCTCTCAG CTGCAAGGAGTACAAAACGGCGCTGGACGAGCTGTCCAGGGTGTCCAATGCTGGCGTGGACGAGGCTCCGCAGGTCTCCAG CTCTGCTGAGAGTCGGGTGAAGAGCAGCCCTGCCAGGACCAGCGACTCGTCATCGTCGCAGCAGAGCCGCAACAGTTCGGACACGGATCCTCCCA AAGACGCCGACTCGGCCGACAAACAGAAGAAGCAGACGCTAAATCCGCACATCGAGCTGC AGTTCTCCGACACCAGCGCCAAATTCTACTGTCGGATCTACTACGCCGAGGAGTTCCACAAGATGCGCGAGGAGATCATGGAGAGCAGCGAGGAGGATTTCGTCCGCTCGCTGTCGCACTGCGTCAACTGGCAGGCTCGAGGAGGGAAGTCCGGCGCCGTTTTCTACGCCACTGAAG ACGACCGGTTCATCCTGAAGCAGATGCCCCGACTGGAGGTCCAGTCCTTCCTGGACTTCGCGCCGCACTACTTCACCTACATCACCGGAGGCGTGCAGCAGAAG CGGCCGACTGCTCTGGCGAAGATCCTGGGAGTTTACAGGATCGGATACAAGAATTCCCAGAACAACACGGAGAAGAAGCTGGACCTGCTCGTCATGGAAAACCTCTTCTACGGACGCAAGATGGCCCAG GTGTTCGACCTGAAAGGCTCGCTCAGGAACCGTAACGTGAAGACGGACTCGGGGAAGGAGAGCTGCGAGGTGGTTCTCCTGGACGAGAACCTGCTGAAGCTCATCCACGACAACCCTCTGTACATCCGCTCGCACTGCAAGGCCATCCTGCGCGCCGCCATTCACAGCGACGCCTACTTCCTGTCCAGCCACCTCATCATCGACTACTCCCTGCTGGTTGGACGGGACGACGCCACCGACCAGCTGGTGGTCGGGATCATAG ATTATATCAGGACGTTCACTTGGGACAAGAAACTGGAGATGGTCGTCAAATCCACTGGAATCCTGGGAGGTCAAG GGAAGATGCCGACGGTGGTTTCCCCGGAGCTGTACAGAGCTCGTTTCTGTGAAGCCATGGACAAATACTTCCTGATGGTCCCGGACCACTGGACCGGCCTGGGAACCAACTGCTGA